The following are from one region of the Stenotrophomonas lactitubi genome:
- a CDS encoding SDR family oxidoreductase has protein sequence MTSPASRSVALVTGGSRGIGAAISRRLAADGHTVVINYAGRREEAEALAAELTAHGGHAMALQADVADPQAVHALFDAIEARFGGIDVVVNSAGVLQLATLADSDDALFDRVIGINLKGAFNVLREAARRVRDGGRIVTLSTSVVGIKLENYSVYAASKAAVETMGAILSKELRGRGITVNAVAPGPTATDLFLDGKSPELIERLAKMNPLERLGTPEDIAGAVAFLAGADGGWINGQVLRANGGMV, from the coding sequence ATGACCTCCCCCGCTTCCCGTTCTGTCGCTCTGGTCACCGGCGGCTCCCGTGGCATCGGCGCTGCGATCTCGCGCCGCCTGGCCGCCGACGGCCACACCGTGGTGATCAACTATGCCGGCCGCCGCGAAGAGGCTGAGGCACTGGCTGCCGAACTGACCGCTCATGGCGGCCACGCCATGGCCCTGCAGGCCGATGTCGCCGACCCGCAGGCTGTGCATGCCCTGTTCGACGCGATCGAGGCGCGCTTCGGTGGCATCGACGTGGTGGTCAACAGTGCCGGCGTGCTGCAGTTGGCCACACTGGCCGACAGCGATGATGCCCTGTTCGACCGCGTGATCGGCATCAACCTCAAGGGCGCGTTCAATGTGCTGCGCGAGGCCGCGCGACGCGTGCGCGATGGTGGCCGCATCGTCACCCTGAGCACCAGCGTGGTGGGCATCAAGCTGGAAAACTACAGCGTGTATGCCGCCAGCAAGGCCGCCGTGGAGACGATGGGGGCGATCCTCAGCAAGGAGCTGCGTGGGCGTGGCATCACCGTGAACGCGGTGGCACCCGGGCCGACCGCCACCGATCTGTTCCTGGACGGGAAGTCGCCGGAGCTGATCGAGCGGCTGGCGAAGATGAATCCTTTGGAGCGGCTGGGTACGCCGGAAGACATCGCCGGTGCGGTGGCGTTCCTGGCCGGTGCCGATGGTGGCTGGATCAACGGCCAGGTGCTGCGCGCCAATGGTGGGATGGTGTAG
- a CDS encoding GH92 family glycosyl hydrolase, with translation MPMPTLDRRLLIAVAATAMFASGLAVAAPARTAADKAYASVDPFIGTGGEGHTYPGATVPFGMVQLSPDTRIQPREKAYGWAAGYRYDDSSIVGFSHTHFSGTGHSDLGDILLMPFTGNPGLERGDPEKPKSGYASRFRHDDEKAEPGYYAVTLDDYKVRAELTTSARVGVHRYAFPKGTEAKVLLDMRTSMYDYPGKILWSRVRVRDDGTVTGFRETRGWAAGRQLYFAMRFSRPLASHELHNTEQNIVYKGFAPPGEKDPKQRAQIEGRQLVGTFDFGKLEAPLVVKVAISPVSEAGAIANLDAEVADFDFDRVRVQAKQEWTQALSVLDIDAPEHARRSAYTALYHTLLGPTLFMDADGQYRGSDNAVHQAKGYTNYSTFSLWDTYRALHPLLTLVQPEKRNSDFVNSMLAHHEHSPYGMLPVWSFHGLEDWCMIGYHAVPVIADAYVKGIRGFDADKALKAMVETANYGPYDGIAQYRELGYVPIDEEGEAASKTLEYAFDDWTIARMAQAMGKADVAATFDKRAGNWRNAFDKDTGFMRARKRDGNFRTPFDPSASGYGTDYTEGNAWQYSWYVPQDVAGLAAAHGGSDKLLARLDEVFNAKVDPAIFEHMEDITGLIGWYAHGNEPSHHVAYLYSYAGQPWRTQARLKQIMDTQYADRPDGLAGNDDVGQMSAWYVFTALGFYPVAPGSGEYILGRPFLPKTAMRLPNGKTFTIVAEGLDDKHTYVGSVTLNGKPLQRTFLRHDEILAGGELHFTMQAEPNKNWPGQGAQAPYSMSR, from the coding sequence ATGCCGATGCCCACGCTGGACCGTCGTCTCCTGATCGCTGTCGCCGCTACGGCGATGTTCGCCTCCGGCCTGGCTGTGGCCGCCCCGGCCAGGACTGCCGCCGACAAGGCCTATGCCTCGGTCGATCCGTTCATCGGTACCGGCGGTGAGGGGCACACGTACCCCGGCGCAACGGTGCCGTTCGGCATGGTCCAGCTCAGCCCCGACACGCGCATCCAGCCGCGAGAGAAGGCCTATGGCTGGGCGGCGGGCTATCGCTATGACGACAGCAGCATCGTCGGCTTCTCGCACACGCATTTTTCCGGCACGGGGCATTCAGACCTGGGCGACATCCTGCTGATGCCGTTCACCGGGAACCCGGGCCTGGAGCGCGGCGACCCCGAGAAGCCCAAGAGTGGTTACGCCTCGCGCTTCCGCCACGACGACGAAAAGGCCGAGCCGGGTTACTACGCAGTCACCCTGGACGACTACAAGGTGCGTGCTGAGCTGACCACCAGCGCGCGCGTGGGCGTGCATCGCTATGCGTTCCCCAAGGGCACCGAGGCCAAGGTGTTGCTGGACATGCGCACCAGCATGTATGACTACCCGGGCAAGATCCTGTGGTCACGGGTACGCGTGCGCGACGATGGCACCGTCACCGGCTTCCGCGAGACCCGCGGCTGGGCCGCCGGCCGCCAGCTGTACTTCGCGATGCGCTTCTCGCGGCCCCTGGCCAGCCACGAACTGCACAACACCGAACAGAACATCGTCTACAAGGGCTTTGCGCCCCCGGGCGAGAAGGACCCGAAGCAGCGCGCGCAGATCGAGGGGCGGCAGCTGGTGGGCACCTTCGACTTCGGCAAGCTGGAGGCGCCGCTGGTGGTGAAGGTGGCGATCTCGCCGGTCAGCGAGGCCGGCGCCATCGCCAACCTGGATGCCGAAGTGGCCGACTTCGATTTCGACCGCGTGCGCGTGCAGGCAAAGCAGGAGTGGACGCAGGCGTTGTCGGTGCTGGATATCGACGCGCCGGAGCACGCGCGTCGCAGCGCCTACACCGCGCTGTACCACACGCTGCTGGGGCCAACGCTGTTCATGGATGCCGACGGCCAATACCGCGGCTCTGACAATGCGGTGCATCAGGCCAAGGGCTACACCAACTATTCGACGTTCTCGCTGTGGGATACCTATCGGGCGCTGCACCCGTTGCTGACCCTGGTGCAGCCGGAAAAGCGCAACAGCGACTTCGTCAATTCCATGCTGGCCCATCACGAGCACAGCCCTTACGGCATGTTGCCGGTGTGGTCGTTCCATGGCCTGGAAGACTGGTGCATGATCGGCTACCACGCGGTGCCGGTGATCGCCGATGCCTACGTGAAGGGTATCCGTGGTTTCGACGCGGACAAGGCGCTTAAGGCGATGGTGGAGACCGCCAACTACGGTCCTTACGATGGCATCGCGCAGTACCGTGAGCTGGGCTACGTGCCGATCGACGAAGAAGGCGAAGCGGCCAGCAAGACGCTGGAGTACGCCTTCGATGACTGGACCATCGCGCGCATGGCACAGGCGATGGGCAAGGCCGATGTGGCGGCAACCTTCGACAAGCGTGCCGGCAACTGGCGCAATGCCTTCGACAAGGACACCGGCTTCATGCGTGCGCGCAAGCGCGATGGCAACTTCCGCACCCCGTTCGACCCCAGCGCCAGCGGCTACGGCACCGACTACACCGAGGGCAATGCCTGGCAGTACTCGTGGTACGTGCCGCAGGACGTGGCTGGTCTGGCCGCCGCACATGGTGGCAGCGACAAGCTGCTGGCGCGCCTGGATGAAGTGTTCAACGCCAAGGTCGATCCGGCCATCTTCGAACACATGGAAGACATCACCGGCCTGATCGGCTGGTATGCGCATGGCAACGAACCCAGCCATCACGTGGCCTACCTGTACTCGTATGCCGGCCAGCCGTGGCGCACGCAGGCACGCCTGAAGCAGATCATGGACACGCAGTATGCCGATCGCCCCGATGGTCTGGCCGGCAACGATGACGTGGGCCAGATGTCGGCGTGGTATGTGTTCACCGCGCTGGGCTTCTACCCGGTGGCGCCGGGCTCGGGCGAGTACATCCTCGGCCGGCCGTTCCTGCCGAAGACCGCAATGCGGTTGCCGAACGGAAAGACGTTCACCATCGTGGCCGAAGGCCTGGACGACAAGCACACCTATGTCGGCAGCGTGACCCTCAACGGCAAGCCGTTGCAGCGCACCTTCCTGCGCCACGATGAGATCCTGGCTGGTGGCGAGCTGCATTTCACCATGCAGGCCGAACCGAACAAGAACTGGCCGGGGCAGGGCGCGCAGGCGCCGTATTCGATGTCGCGGTAA